A genomic region of Colletotrichum destructivum chromosome 5, complete sequence contains the following coding sequences:
- a CDS encoding Putative RNA recognition motif domain, Zinc finger, RING-type, Zinc finger, RING/FYVE/PHD-type, which produces MAPQDTFIDEEEDTCPLCIEEFDLSDRNFRPCPCGYQVCQFCFNNIKNNMNGLCPACRRPYDEKTIQWKVVTTEEVAEFRANIQKNQKKRAQDQKQKEVQKREVEKESRKNLVGVRVVQKNLVYVTGLTPTVREDELLKTLRKPEFFGQYGNIQKISISNRKTSDGQNSLGIYVTFEKKEDAQRCIQAVNGSQNGDRVLRAQLGTTKYCSAWLRHEQCANRQCMFLHELGDEEDSYTRQDLSSMNSISSQRPLPAGSSSNSGGGPSRTASRQQNITPSAPPASQPMARSSSKDGSENGGDGPALPASANWARNPQRSRRGSHATSGAASSPAISTALPVTTEAVPEEAIDEAPSRKESPAPATESSASKSTTTADSRKSNSLPDNLLKGILKAMQGCPFSYHASDTNQLETIYPPMFDTRGGEKRRAMREEEESRLGVEQEQPSDAQEPSEGEPETGGSLALGGEPEDRDAAREAAFEQRRPGTQPPIQRTNGEGLFGPALGSGFSQASVSASSVGGSRSMTPQQQLFVRSQSGFGDHLPPGIATAQPSAVQQQGGGHNRQGSRFSFANDSAGTSASVKVSANPRIMAQQTAMMPSAFHSQPGSQYYASSMPGPPPGLKSTGTPPNMFGQGHSFGGSFGAASKDSAELLQTLIRGRGANGQGHDAGKREYMLSSFSNQYPSSTSSTPAPASGLLASLYGNQPGAFQDFGPKQKKKGKKHRHANTSSSGGGGLVDLADPSILQARMQHQSQSNAGVGQGLFGGQSQGGYNPNMMYNTRFPGAGW; this is translated from the exons ATGGCACCCCAAGATACCTTtatcgacgaggaggaagataCCTG CCCGTTATGTATCGAAGAATTCGACCTGTCCGATCGGAACTTCCGACCCTGCCCATGCGGCTACCAG GTGTGCCAGTTCTGcttcaacaacatcaagaacAACATGAACGGCCTGTGTCCCGCATGCAGAAGACCGTACGATGAAAAGACGATACAGTGGAAGGTCGTCACTACGGAAGA GGTTGCCGAGTTTCGAGCAAATATCCAGAAGAACCAGAAAAAGCGAGCTCAAGACCAGAAGCAAAAAGAGGTTCAGAagcgcgaggtcgagaaggagagcCGCAAGAACCTCGTTGGCGTCCGGGTCGTCCAGAAGAACCTGGTTTATGTGACCGGTCTGACACCTACAGTGCGAGAGGACGAACTACTCAAGACGCTGCGCAAGCCCGAATTTTTCGGTCAGTACGGCAACATTCAAAAGATCTCAATCAGCAATCGGAAGACCTCGGACGGCCAAAACTCGCTCGGAATTTACGTGACtttcgagaagaaggaagatgcTCAACGGTGCATCCAGGCGGTCAACGGCTCTCAAAACGGCGATCGAGTGCTGAGGGCTCAACTCGGCACCACCAAGTACTGTTCGGCCTGGCTGCGGCACGAGCAGTGCGCCAACAGGCAGTGCATGTTCTTGCACGAGTtgggcgacgaagaggacaGCTACACTCGACAGGACCTGTCTTCGATGAACAGCATCAGCTCGCAGCGGCCGCTCCCCGCTGGCTCCTCGTCCAacagcggcggtggcccgTCACGAACTGCGTCACGGCAGCAGAATATtacgccctcggcgcctccgGCTTCGCAACCCATGGCACGATCATCGAGCAAGGACGGGTCGGAgaatggcggcgatggcccGGCTCTGCCAGCGTCGGCCAACTGGGCGAGAAATCCTCAGCGGAGTCGCAGAGGAAGCCACGCCACCAGTGGCGCCGCCTCTAGCCCTGCAATCTCGACCGCCCTCCCCGTAACCACCGAGGCAGTGCCCGAAGAGGCTATTGATGAGGCGCCTTCGAGAAAGGAATCCCCCGCACCTGCGACCGAGAGCAGTGCCTCAAAGTCCACCACCACAGCTGACAGCAGAAAATCCAACAGTCTCCCGGATAACCTCCTCAAGGGAATTCTCAAGGCCATGCAGGGTTGTCCTTTCAGCTATCACGCCTCCGACACGAACCAGCTCGAGACGATTTACCCCCCCATGTTCGACACCCGCGGAGGCGAGAAGAGACGAGCCATgcgcgaggaggaagagtcACGCCTGGGCGTCGAACAAGAGCAGCCGAGCGATGCACAAGAACCTTCAGAAGGCGAACCGGAGACGGGAGGCAGCCTGGCCCTTGGGGGCGAGCCCGAAGACCGAGACGCCGCTCGCGAAGCCGCATTCGAACAACGTCGACCCGGAACACAGCCGCCTATTCAGCGCACCAACGGCGAAGGCCTCTTTGGCCCCGCACTCGGCTCAGGGTTCAGTCAGGCGTCCGTGTCTGCCagctccgtcggcggcagccgcTCGATGACACCTCAGCAGCAACTCTTCGTCCGATCCCAGAGCGGCTTCGGCGATCATCTGCCTCCGGGCATCGCAACTGCGCAGCCTTCGGCGGTTCAGCAACAAGGTGGCGGCCACAACAGACAAGGATCGAGGTTCAGCTTTGCTAATGACAGCGCGGGCACTTCAGCTTCGGTCAAGGTCTCCGCGAACCCGAGAATCATGGCGCAGCagacggccatgatgccATCCGCCTTCCACTCGCAGCCCGGCAGCCAGTATTATGCATCCTCCATGCCCGGACCTCCTCCGGGTCTCAAGTCGACAGGCACGCCACCAAACATGTTTGGACAGGGCCACTCGTTCGGTGGCAGCTTCGGCGCGGCGTCCAAGGATTCCGCCGAGCTTCTTCAGACGCTGATTCGAGGCCGGGGGGCCAATGGACAGGGTCATGATGCTGGTAAGCGTGAGTACATGTTATCTTCTTTCTCTAATCAGTACCCATCCTCTACCTCCTCCACCCCAGCTCCTGCTTCGGGCCTCCTGGCGTCGCTCTACGGTAACCAGCCTGGAGCATTCCAAGACTTCGGTCccaagcagaagaagaaggggaagaagcacAGACATGCTAACACTTCCTCCTCTGGGGGAGGTGGCCTAGTTGATCTTGCGGACCCGAGCATCCTGCAAGCGAGAATGCAACACCAGTCGCAGAGCAACGCCGGAGTCGGACAGGGACTGTTCGGTGGACAGAGCCAAGGTGGGTACAACCCGAACATGATGTACAACACACGTTTCCCAGGCGCCGGATGGTAG
- a CDS encoding Putative Two pore domain potassium channel, giving the protein MNDADLGDNIEERIGQLEQSKERRDKRFANDVAHLDPSRWWFASSAFPMIAGTLGPVASAFSICALVRPWRQRFPPGTDIAAAPFVEDPEWLIIINAIQLAIAIISNIFLLLNMARRVRFSLAQPVTIVGWYLSAVCLVTLNATAAGPLALEPADEHILSQAFFYGMFAAILYFVTASLMVVTVYGAHARHYAEDFQLTTAQRTLMLQTILFLLYLLLGALVFSTIEGWTYLDAVYWADVTLFTVGFGDYAAASPLGRALLIPYALIGVISLGLVIGSIRTLVLERGRRRLDARMVEKKRRHLIQSMTRKGDDEILKPIHGESEAASSASPTSPSSSPATELERREREFDLMRKIQNQASIRRRWMAMSVSFSSWLVLWLVGAKVFQECERPYQNWSYFDGFYFAFVTLTTIGYGDRTPVSNAGKAFFVFWSLLALPTMTVMISNAGDTVVKAVRDATLELGNITILPGERGFHKDLMSFLHRFTCGFLFHPSDKNSDLDSEREEEEEEENEEYNDDDDVELPPGFLSNAHHLRQSRPEEDGDTDETEAYNTQDQDRKHSSGPLLQTIQQQSSSSSDPAASREKQPSQQQQQQQQQRQRRRRPWTSSRTRSPATALPSSRADFHFLLISEIAAVRQHAKEKPARRYTFAEWAWYLKLIGEDESSSATHRKARPHIHSKKKKMENGKRSKETREGVVVVDNEEGECPDEDKWSWVGSQSPLMGSQEECEWILEKLMDKLRDELDVVRGEEAREGEHDGQGNRSG; this is encoded by the exons ATGAACGACGCCGACCTGGGCGACAACATCGAAGAGCGcatcggccagctcgagcagTCCAAAGAGCGCCGTGACAAGCGCTTCGCCAACGATGTCGCCCACCTCGACCCGAGCCGCTGGTGgttcgcctcctccgccttccCCATGATCGCCGGCACtctcggccccgtcgcctcggcctttTCCATCTgcgccctcgtccgcccGTGGCGCCAGCGCTTCCCGCCGGGCaccgacatcgccgccgccccctttGTCGAGGATCCGGAGTG gctcatcatcatcaacgccatcCAGCTCGCCATAGCAATCATCTCCAacatcttcctccttctcaacATGGCCCGCCGCGTGCgcttctccctcgcccagcccgtcaccatcgtcggTTGGTACCTCTCGGCCGTCTGCCTCGTCACCCTcaacgccaccgccgccgggcccctcgccctcgagcccgcAGACGAGCACATCCTCTCCCAGGCCTTCTTCTACGGCAtgttcgccgccatcctctACTTCGTCACCGCCTCCCTCATGGTCGTCACCGTCTACGGCGCCCACGCCCGCCACTACGCCGAGGACTTTCAGCTCACCACCGCCCAGCGCACCCTCATGCTGCAGaccatcctcttcctcctctacctcctcctcggcgccctcgtcttctccacTATCGAGGGTTGGACCTACCTTGACGCCGTCTATTGGGCCGACGTCACCCTCTTCACCGTCGGTTTCGGCGACtatgccgccgcctccccgcTCGGCCGCGCCCTGCTCATCCCCTACGCTCTCATCGGCGTCATCAGCCTCGGTCTCGTCATTGGCTCCATCCgcaccctcgtcctcgagcgcggccgccgccgcctcgacgcccgcatggtcgagaagaagcgccgcCATCTCATCCAGAGCATGACccgcaagggcgacgacgagatcctcAAGCCCATTCATGGGGAATCCGAGGCCGCTTCTTCCGCGTCTCCAACAAgcccgtcttcgtctcccGCCACCGAGCTCGAGCGCCGCGAGAGGGAGTTCGACCTCATGCGTAAGATTCAGAACCAGGCCtccatccgccgccgctggatGGCCATGtccgtctccttctcctcctggcTCGTCCTCTGGCTTGTCGGCGCAAAGGTCTTCCAGGAGTGCGAGCGGCCCTACCAGAACTGGTCCTACTTTGACGGCTTCTACTTCGCCTTCGTCACCCTGACCACCATCGGCTACGGCGACCGCACCCCGGTCTCCAACGCCGGCAaggccttcttcgtcttctggTCCCTGCTGGCCCTGCCGACCATGACCGTCATGATCTccaacgccggcgacaccgtcgtcaaggccgtccgCGACGCCACCCTTGAGCTGGGCAATATCACGATCCTACCAGGCGAGCGCGGCTTTCATAAGGATCTCATGTCCTTCCTCCACCGCTTCACCTGCGGCTTCCTCTTTCACCCTTCCGACAAGAACTCGGACTTGGACTCGGAgcgcgaagaggaggaggaggaagagaatgaAGAAtacaacgacgacgacgatgtaGAGCTCCCGCCTGGCTTCCTCTCCAACGCTCACCACCTACGTCAGTCACGCCCTGAAGAAGACGGTGACACCGACGAGACGGAAGCATACAACACCCAGGACCAGGACCGCAAACACTCCTCCGGTCCCCTACTACAGACCATCCAGCAGCaatcgtcatcatcgtcagaCCCCGCCGCCAGCCGAGAGAAACAACCCAgtcagcagcaacagcaacagcagcagcagcggcagcgacgccgtcgcccctGGACCTCGTCCCGCACCCGCTCTcccgccaccgccctcccctcctcccgcgcAGACTTTcacttcctcctcatctccgagatcgccgccgtccggcaGCACGCCAAAGAAAAGCCCGCGCGGCGGTACACCTTTGCCGAGTGGGCGTGGTACCTGAAGCtcatcggcgaggacgagtcCAGCTCCGCGACGCACCGCAAGGCGCGCCCGCACATCCactccaagaagaagaagatggagaacGGCAAGAGGAGCAAGGAGACCCGggaaggcgtcgtcgtcgtcgacaacgagGAAGGCGAGTGccccgacgaggacaagtGGTCCTGGGTCGGGTCGCAGTCGCCGCTGATGGGCAGCCAGGAGGAGTGCGAGTGGATACTGGAGAAGCTCATGGACAAGCTGCGGGACGAGCTTGATGTCGTacgcggcgaggaggctcGAGAGGGGGAGCACGACGGACAGGGAAACCGGTCtgggtga